In Pseudothermotoga sp., one genomic interval encodes:
- a CDS encoding ferritin family protein: protein MRNLFNIDEIFEMAEQIERNGVTFYNKAAELFPEYTKKSIFLKLAEMEKEHERRFHQMRLELAKKEREISQFVDPQGEAAAYLRAMVSGKVFDPKLDPTKRFKDIKSVSELLRIAIDIEKDSIIFYLGLKEMVPQGLGKDKIEFIVREEMSHVAILSDMLEKIS from the coding sequence GTGAGGAACTTGTTCAACATCGACGAAATCTTTGAAATGGCTGAACAAATTGAGAGGAATGGAGTTACATTCTACAACAAGGCGGCCGAGCTTTTCCCTGAGTACACTAAGAAATCCATCTTTCTGAAACTCGCCGAAATGGAAAAGGAACATGAAAGAAGGTTCCACCAAATGAGACTCGAGCTTGCGAAAAAAGAACGTGAGATATCTCAGTTTGTCGATCCACAAGGTGAGGCAGCAGCTTATCTCAGAGCGATGGTGAGTGGCAAAGTGTTCGATCCTAAGTTGGATCCAACCAAGAGATTCAAAGATATCAAATCCGTATCCGAGTTACTCAGGATCGCCATCGATATTGAAAAAGATTCCATCATATTTTATCTTGGTTTGAAAGAGATGGTGCCTCAAGGCCTTGGAAAAGATAAGATAGAATTCATCGTTCGTGAAGAAATGTCACATGTGGCGATTCTGAGCGACATGTTGGAAAAAATTTCTTGA
- a CDS encoding metal-sulfur cluster assembly factor, which translates to MVTKERVLEALKNVIDFEIGLDVVSLGLVYDIDIDDENNVTITMTMTTPACPLAGLILQDAEDKVRQIEGIKDVRINLTFDPPWTPDRMSEEVKKRFGI; encoded by the coding sequence GTGGTAACGAAAGAAAGAGTGCTTGAAGCTTTGAAGAATGTCATTGATTTTGAAATAGGACTCGACGTGGTGAGTCTAGGCTTAGTTTACGATATAGACATCGATGATGAGAACAATGTGACCATTACCATGACCATGACGACACCTGCTTGTCCACTCGCTGGTCTCATACTCCAAGATGCGGAAGACAAAGTGAGACAGATCGAAGGCATCAAAGATGTGAGAATCAATCTCACCTTCGATCCACCTTGGACACCGGATAGAATGAGTGAGGAAGTTAAAAAGCGCTTTGGAATATGA
- a CDS encoding TRAP transporter large permease subunit, protein MIWMLIAFFAFMLLGMPVAFAIGIAGFIWFLQNPYLPITIPIQLSLSQIINFTLLAIPMFIIAGNIMNSAGVTKRLLDFASSLVGHMRGGLGQVSAVLSTLMGGVSGSSIADAAMETRMLGPEMLKRGYPRGFAVAVNVWTSLIVPIIPPGIAFILYGTIGQVSIGRLFAAGIIPGLLLMVIYMIVIYFVSRRLGLQPERERRASYREISQALSKSIWALIFPVLLIFGLRAGIFTPSEVGSFAVVYGMIVGFLIHREMSLKSFFTEALEYSVGDIGAVLAILAMSNIFSYGMVWERVPETMANFLLGISTNPYVLMIIIMIFLVFAGLFIDATALILMTTAVFLPVARRIGIDPVHFGLVFILSAAMGNQTPPVGASMYAGCSVLGATLEEYVKASWPFLIATIIIIILVIFFPQLSLLIPKLIFG, encoded by the coding sequence ATGATTTGGATGCTGATAGCATTTTTTGCTTTCATGCTTCTTGGTATGCCAGTTGCATTCGCCATAGGGATAGCCGGTTTCATATGGTTTTTGCAGAATCCCTATCTTCCGATAACCATACCTATCCAGCTCTCTCTGTCTCAGATAATAAACTTCACACTCTTAGCCATACCCATGTTCATCATAGCGGGTAACATAATGAACTCGGCAGGTGTGACCAAAAGGTTGCTCGACTTTGCTTCATCGCTCGTTGGTCACATGAGAGGGGGACTTGGACAAGTCTCAGCAGTGCTCTCAACCCTCATGGGTGGTGTGTCGGGTTCAAGCATAGCCGACGCAGCGATGGAAACACGCATGCTCGGGCCTGAAATGTTGAAAAGAGGTTATCCACGTGGTTTTGCAGTGGCGGTGAACGTTTGGACCAGCTTGATCGTGCCAATCATACCGCCTGGTATAGCTTTCATCCTCTATGGAACCATCGGTCAGGTCTCCATTGGAAGATTGTTTGCGGCAGGCATCATACCCGGTCTTTTGCTGATGGTGATCTACATGATCGTGATCTACTTCGTATCGAGAAGGTTGGGACTCCAACCGGAAAGAGAAAGACGAGCGTCATATAGAGAAATATCGCAAGCTTTATCAAAGAGCATTTGGGCCTTGATATTCCCAGTGCTACTCATCTTTGGCTTGAGGGCTGGCATCTTCACACCTTCCGAAGTAGGATCCTTTGCCGTCGTGTACGGAATGATCGTAGGTTTTCTCATACACAGAGAGATGAGTTTGAAGAGCTTCTTCACTGAAGCGTTGGAGTATTCCGTGGGTGATATCGGCGCAGTGTTGGCGATCTTGGCCATGTCGAACATATTCAGCTATGGTATGGTGTGGGAAAGAGTGCCCGAGACCATGGCCAATTTCTTGTTGGGTATTTCAACTAATCCATACGTACTTATGATAATCATAATGATCTTCTTGGTTTTCGCAGGTCTTTTCATAGATGCAACCGCATTGATACTCATGACCACGGCGGTTTTTCTACCCGTTGCGAGGAGGATTGGTATAGATCCTGTGCACTTTGGACTCGTTTTCATACTCTCCGCAGCTATGGGAAATCAAACACCTCCAGTTGGTGCTTCGATGTACGCAGGTTGTAGCGTTCTGGGTGCTACCTTGGAAGAGTACGTGAAAGCTTCCTGGCCATTTTTGATAGCAACGATCATCATAATTATTCTCGTCATCTTTTTCCCACAACTGTCATTGCTCATACCAAAACTCATCTTCGGTTGA
- a CDS encoding ferritin, with product MIPKEIEKAFNEQIKKELESAYLYLSMAAYFDHENFEGMAHWMKKQAQEEVNHAMKFYEHVNERGGRVELFALSEPRKSWSSPLEVFKHVYEHEQKVTASINGLVELARKMNDNAALVFLNWFVNEQIEEEANAQKIVTLLEHVKDNIAGIIMLDRELAKRE from the coding sequence ATGATTCCTAAGGAAATTGAAAAAGCTTTCAATGAACAGATCAAAAAAGAGCTCGAGTCAGCTTATCTTTATCTCTCCATGGCTGCGTACTTCGATCATGAGAACTTCGAAGGCATGGCGCATTGGATGAAAAAACAAGCTCAGGAAGAAGTGAATCATGCGATGAAGTTCTATGAGCATGTGAACGAGCGCGGAGGAAGGGTGGAGCTTTTCGCTTTGAGTGAACCAAGGAAGAGTTGGTCTTCTCCACTCGAAGTCTTCAAACATGTTTATGAACACGAGCAAAAAGTAACGGCGAGCATAAATGGACTCGTTGAGTTGGCTAGGAAGATGAATGACAATGCGGCTCTTGTGTTTCTGAACTGGTTCGTGAATGAACAGATCGAAGAAGAAGCCAACGCTCAGAAGATCGTCACTCTGCTCGAGCACGTAAAAGACAATATCGCTGGTATAATAATGCTCGACAGAGAACTTGCAAAGAGGGAGTGA
- the prmC gene encoding peptide chain release factor N(5)-glutamine methyltransferase, which translates to MKLKELYTAVRDILKSASDSPGSEALFLLSEVMVKTRERLLMDFEDEVEQRQVETALFLARKRAEGYPLQYITKKCHFYNLELHICEGVFIPRIETEVLVDLAIETIHENDIKTVADIGTGTGCIAIAIALNTHSEVYATDVNEKALEIAKKNAKKYGVDITLLKGPYLEPLIPFLDKIELIVSNPPYVSTKAELPADVRKEPSEALFAGEDGLEFFRNFFSDVSLLKDKTIIMEFSPEQKDSIEKLCNAFGKITFFNDQFNKTRFFKLAVE; encoded by the coding sequence ATGAAATTGAAAGAACTTTACACAGCTGTGAGAGACATTCTCAAGAGCGCTTCCGATTCCCCAGGTTCGGAAGCGCTGTTTCTTTTGTCTGAAGTTATGGTAAAAACGCGGGAGCGACTCTTGATGGATTTCGAAGATGAAGTCGAACAACGACAAGTGGAAACTGCTCTCTTTTTAGCGAGGAAAAGGGCTGAAGGTTATCCATTGCAATACATCACCAAAAAGTGTCACTTCTACAACCTTGAGCTCCATATCTGTGAAGGTGTTTTCATACCTAGAATAGAAACAGAAGTTCTCGTCGATCTCGCCATTGAAACAATTCATGAGAATGACATCAAAACAGTCGCCGACATAGGTACAGGTACTGGTTGTATCGCTATAGCGATCGCGCTCAACACTCATTCTGAGGTTTATGCCACAGATGTGAACGAGAAAGCACTCGAAATCGCGAAGAAAAATGCCAAAAAGTATGGAGTTGATATCACTTTACTCAAAGGACCATACTTGGAGCCGTTGATCCCTTTCTTAGACAAGATCGAGTTGATAGTTTCAAATCCCCCATATGTTTCCACGAAAGCCGAGCTACCCGCAGATGTTCGAAAAGAGCCTTCGGAGGCACTGTTTGCTGGAGAGGATGGCCTTGAATTTTTCAGAAACTTCTTTTCAGATGTCTCTCTCCTGAAAGATAAAACCATCATCATGGAGTTCTCACCAGAGCAAAAAGATTCGATAGAAAAACTCTGCAACGCATTTGGAAAAATCACGTTCTTTAATGATCAGTTCAACAAAACAAGGTTCTTCAAGCTCGCCGTTGAGTGA
- a CDS encoding peroxiredoxin: MGIPLIGEKFPEFEVLTTHGKMKLPDAYKGKWFVLFSHPADFTPVCTTEFIAFQKRYNQFRELGAELIGLSVDQVFSHIKWIEWIKENTGVEIQFPIIADTGKIAENLGMIHPAKGSNTVRAVFVVDPNGIIRSILYYPQEVGRNIDEIVRIIKAFKVADEHKVAIPANWPNNELFGDEVIVPPPTNVQEAAKRKEQYKCLDWWLCHKKV, encoded by the coding sequence ATGGGTATTCCTTTGATAGGTGAAAAGTTTCCAGAATTTGAAGTGCTCACAACCCATGGCAAGATGAAACTCCCAGACGCTTACAAAGGTAAATGGTTTGTTCTGTTCAGCCATCCAGCAGATTTCACCCCTGTGTGCACGACGGAGTTCATCGCTTTTCAAAAGAGGTACAACCAATTCAGGGAACTCGGCGCTGAACTGATAGGTTTGAGTGTGGATCAAGTTTTTTCCCACATCAAGTGGATTGAGTGGATCAAAGAAAACACGGGTGTGGAGATCCAATTTCCCATCATCGCGGATACAGGAAAGATTGCTGAGAATCTTGGAATGATTCATCCAGCGAAGGGCAGTAACACGGTGAGGGCCGTGTTCGTGGTCGATCCCAATGGAATCATACGCTCGATACTCTACTATCCTCAGGAGGTCGGAAGAAACATCGATGAGATCGTGAGAATCATCAAAGCTTTCAAGGTTGCAGACGAGCACAAAGTAGCTATACCTGCGAACTGGCCCAACAATGAACTTTTCGGCGATGAAGTCATAGTTCCTCCGCCGACGAACGTTCAAGAAGCTGCGAAAAGAAAAGAACAGTATAAATGCCTTGACTGGTGGTTGTGCCACAAAAAAGTCTAA
- a CDS encoding SLC13 family permease, whose protein sequence is MVDLVIALNLFFATVFLTIKEPKIKLKNRDVSLDQAKSSIFVLILLIVTGVVPLTLIRTSLMRQLNIVPWQILVIFFGSAYICTSLDASGLLKVIAYKFLMLSKGSGRKLFFNTLLLAGIMTIFTSNDIVTLTLTPIIVYMSQYSGIDPVPMLITVFFTSNTWSMFFYIGNPTNVIVAQAYSLGFFDYAKLMFIPTLAAIAASIVGFYLQYRKRIPNRVEIKLQLDVQKVIKDKLYAWLSGLTFCAFFVTVSIGDFINLPLWKAVVLYCAVYLVLNFVFSSKMSDKEQSGIDMSPDLSFFMDVFKKVPWKILPMIITFFIFIQIFSMYGITNLVAKVFTFKNDLLAIVFTTYVTAFAANIMINQPMTIFFAHVLWQKPITYAMSLVIGSNIGGNITLMGALAGMMWSRILKNYGIEMNNLKFFKNTFPVALLTLFASSLGVVLTQTFLK, encoded by the coding sequence ATGGTCGACTTGGTAATCGCACTCAATCTTTTTTTCGCTACAGTGTTTCTAACGATCAAAGAGCCAAAGATAAAGTTGAAGAATCGTGATGTTTCGCTCGATCAAGCGAAATCTTCTATCTTTGTTCTGATCTTGTTGATCGTCACCGGTGTCGTACCACTCACCTTGATCAGAACGTCCCTCATGAGGCAACTCAACATAGTTCCTTGGCAAATACTCGTGATCTTCTTTGGTTCGGCGTACATCTGTACCAGCTTGGATGCTTCCGGCCTGTTGAAGGTGATTGCCTACAAATTCTTGATGCTAAGTAAAGGAAGTGGAAGAAAGCTCTTTTTCAACACCCTGCTGCTTGCTGGAATCATGACGATCTTCACGTCGAACGACATAGTGACCCTCACGCTCACTCCAATCATCGTTTATATGTCGCAGTACTCTGGTATAGACCCTGTACCCATGTTGATCACCGTCTTTTTCACTTCCAATACTTGGAGCATGTTTTTCTACATAGGTAACCCTACGAACGTGATAGTTGCCCAAGCTTATTCTCTAGGTTTTTTTGACTATGCGAAGTTGATGTTCATACCAACTCTTGCAGCTATAGCTGCATCGATCGTAGGCTTTTATTTGCAGTACAGAAAGAGGATACCGAATCGTGTTGAGATAAAACTTCAACTCGATGTTCAAAAGGTCATCAAGGACAAACTGTACGCGTGGCTCTCTGGTTTGACCTTCTGTGCATTCTTTGTTACTGTATCGATCGGCGATTTTATAAACCTTCCTCTGTGGAAAGCGGTTGTGTTGTACTGTGCTGTTTATCTTGTACTCAATTTTGTTTTCTCCAGCAAAATGTCAGATAAGGAGCAATCAGGTATCGATATGAGCCCTGATCTTTCTTTTTTCATGGACGTGTTCAAGAAAGTCCCTTGGAAGATACTGCCAATGATTATCACCTTCTTCATCTTCATTCAGATCTTCTCGATGTACGGTATAACTAACTTAGTGGCCAAAGTTTTTACGTTCAAAAATGATTTACTCGCCATCGTTTTCACTACGTATGTAACTGCTTTTGCCGCGAACATCATGATAAATCAACCCATGACGATTTTCTTTGCACACGTACTGTGGCAGAAACCCATTACTTACGCTATGAGTTTGGTCATAGGCTCCAACATAGGAGGAAATATAACGCTCATGGGAGCCTTGGCTGGTATGATGTGGTCCCGAATTTTGAAAAATTACGGTATAGAGATGAACAACCTCAAGTTCTTCAAAAACACCTTTCCCGTAGCTCTTCTGACATTGTTCGCTTCAAGTTTGGGTGTCGTCCTCACCCAAACGTTTTTGAAATGA
- a CDS encoding C4-dicarboxylate TRAP transporter substrate-binding protein — translation MKRLLVAVVLVLTFVTLIAAPKYVLKFNHVLAAGEPYHAAFLKWAKAVEERTNGDVKIEVYHSAQLGVEEDILEQIRRGAPVGQNTDSARMGMYVPPIGVMNIAYFIDFMGAKTPEEVIQVLQKVKGSPSMRKWLDELENKFGFKVLSFYWVQGYRHFFTNKPIRTPADLSGLRIRTPPSPAWQESIRALGAQPVAIAFGEIYQAIQTKACDGAELTYANIYNGSLYEVVKFASETGHILLINFEVVSSKWFRSLPPEYQKIVEEECDKAGIEVSLRIMKELSEDFKKKCIEKGITVITDVNKAAFMEAAKQAYIKLGIMDALEQLMKEVKGM, via the coding sequence GTGAAAAGACTGCTGGTGGCAGTTGTTCTGGTACTCACATTCGTTACACTCATCGCGGCTCCGAAGTACGTCCTCAAATTCAACCACGTTTTAGCCGCCGGCGAACCTTACCATGCAGCATTCTTAAAATGGGCCAAAGCAGTCGAAGAAAGAACGAACGGCGATGTTAAAATCGAAGTTTATCACAGTGCACAGCTTGGGGTCGAAGAAGACATACTTGAGCAAATCAGAAGAGGGGCTCCAGTTGGTCAGAACACTGACTCTGCGAGAATGGGTATGTACGTTCCTCCGATCGGTGTGATGAACATCGCTTATTTCATTGATTTCATGGGTGCCAAAACACCAGAAGAAGTCATCCAAGTGTTGCAAAAAGTGAAAGGATCTCCATCGATGAGAAAGTGGCTCGATGAGCTTGAGAACAAGTTTGGATTCAAAGTTCTTTCGTTCTATTGGGTCCAAGGATACAGACATTTCTTCACCAATAAACCCATTAGAACGCCTGCAGATCTGTCTGGTCTGAGAATTCGAACACCTCCATCACCCGCATGGCAAGAGTCGATCAGAGCACTCGGTGCACAACCAGTCGCTATAGCGTTCGGCGAGATATACCAAGCTATTCAAACGAAGGCATGCGACGGTGCTGAGTTGACTTATGCGAATATTTATAATGGCTCGTTGTACGAAGTTGTTAAGTTCGCATCCGAGACTGGTCATATACTGCTGATCAACTTCGAAGTCGTCAGTTCAAAGTGGTTCAGAAGCTTACCACCTGAGTATCAGAAGATCGTGGAAGAAGAATGCGACAAGGCTGGCATTGAAGTTTCGCTGAGAATCATGAAAGAACTCAGTGAAGATTTCAAGAAAAAATGCATCGAAAAAGGTATTACAGTCATCACCGATGTCAACAAAGCTGCGTTCATGGAAGCTGCAAAGCAAGCTTACATTAAGCTTGGTATCATGGATGCTCTCGAACAACTCATGAAGGAAGTCAAGGGTATGTGA
- a CDS encoding TRAP transporter small permease — MKKLDEYLVWFEKNAAKILLITMIIMVFASGIARFLRHPMNWAVDLSSFLFAWACFFAMDVAWRENKMMSVDLFVKRLPKKAQKLIRIITLFIILAFCAYMVIWGSELTWTQRFRKFQGMPNFSYAWVTLAVPVGSLLLVRTTVQKILKEFRNKSIEEAK; from the coding sequence GTGAAAAAGTTGGACGAGTATCTGGTGTGGTTTGAAAAGAATGCGGCGAAGATACTTCTAATAACGATGATTATAATGGTTTTTGCTTCAGGTATTGCGAGGTTTTTGAGACATCCAATGAACTGGGCAGTGGACCTCAGCTCTTTTCTCTTTGCCTGGGCTTGTTTCTTCGCCATGGACGTTGCATGGCGCGAAAACAAAATGATGTCGGTGGATCTGTTCGTTAAAAGATTACCAAAAAAAGCTCAAAAACTGATCAGGATCATCACTTTGTTCATAATTTTAGCTTTCTGTGCTTATATGGTTATCTGGGGATCAGAACTAACCTGGACACAGCGATTCAGAAAATTTCAGGGAATGCCGAATTTCAGTTATGCGTGGGTAACTCTGGCTGTTCCTGTTGGTTCGTTGTTGCTGGTGAGAACAACTGTGCAAAAAATATTGAAGGAATTCAGAAATAAATCTATCGAGGAGGCAAAATGA
- a CDS encoding gluconokinase, with protein sequence MGLYVGVDIGTTAVKVILYDSDAMKVLVDVSQQYDVFTTGAAMFEQDPKQIENAIFKALRIIGEKYPKIEGIVLDSMLHSLLFLDEQFEPLGNVVPWVDERSIPQVFQIKKNRDLAQLLQKKAGCANNFAYPLFKLMWFAQNDKEKLIKSSKIVSIKDYIFYKLTGTMVSDISVASGSGFLDIHTKRWLDDLLRDLVGIDERKLPQLVPPSFEEPLSSEAAERTGFYKGTPVFIGISDAAASSIGSGAGVDDSLTISSSSSAAIRGIVSEPPKEYPSPGVWCYVVDEKYYISGVATSNGGIVFDWYVKLFSKYDHAHLIKMIEENLYDVNLHKAVLFYPFVFSERFPELDPNLSAKFLRLRGDISEAAVARSVLEGIIFNLRRIFDVVKFLPKKLERVYSTGGLTRADVWTKILATVINERIIVQSKRQGTALGAIWHLLGENHRKKAMEAIKEELEVYEPDEKLHAHYEKLYKLWCENL encoded by the coding sequence GTGGGACTGTACGTCGGTGTCGATATAGGTACAACTGCCGTTAAAGTTATCCTCTATGACTCTGATGCGATGAAAGTCTTAGTTGATGTGAGTCAACAGTACGACGTTTTCACCACAGGGGCGGCCATGTTTGAGCAAGATCCAAAGCAAATAGAAAATGCCATCTTCAAAGCGTTGCGAATCATCGGGGAAAAATATCCAAAAATTGAAGGGATCGTACTGGACAGTATGCTCCATTCTTTACTCTTCCTCGACGAGCAGTTCGAACCGTTGGGCAATGTTGTGCCGTGGGTAGATGAAAGATCAATTCCACAAGTGTTTCAAATAAAGAAGAACAGAGATCTGGCACAGTTGCTCCAAAAGAAAGCAGGATGTGCCAACAATTTTGCGTATCCTTTGTTTAAATTGATGTGGTTCGCTCAAAACGACAAGGAAAAACTCATCAAATCGAGCAAGATTGTCTCCATAAAGGATTACATCTTTTATAAACTCACCGGCACTATGGTCAGCGATATTTCGGTAGCCTCAGGCAGTGGATTTTTGGACATCCATACGAAAAGGTGGTTGGATGACCTCTTAAGAGATTTAGTTGGAATAGACGAAAGAAAGTTGCCTCAACTCGTACCACCGAGTTTTGAAGAACCTTTAAGCAGTGAAGCGGCTGAAAGGACTGGATTTTACAAGGGCACACCTGTTTTCATAGGGATCTCGGATGCAGCTGCTTCCAGCATAGGATCAGGCGCGGGTGTAGACGATTCTTTGACGATCTCTTCGAGTAGTAGTGCTGCAATAAGAGGGATCGTCAGTGAACCACCGAAAGAATACCCTTCACCTGGTGTATGGTGTTACGTGGTGGATGAGAAGTACTACATCAGTGGTGTGGCCACAAGCAACGGTGGGATCGTTTTCGATTGGTACGTGAAACTTTTCTCGAAGTATGATCATGCACATCTAATAAAAATGATCGAAGAGAATTTGTACGATGTGAATTTACACAAGGCCGTTTTGTTCTATCCCTTCGTGTTCAGCGAGAGATTCCCAGAGCTCGATCCAAATTTGAGTGCAAAGTTTTTGCGACTCAGAGGAGACATTTCTGAAGCAGCTGTGGCGAGAAGTGTTCTTGAGGGCATCATTTTCAATCTCAGGAGGATCTTCGATGTCGTCAAGTTTTTACCAAAGAAACTTGAGCGAGTTTACTCAACAGGTGGTCTAACGAGGGCGGACGTGTGGACGAAGATATTAGCAACGGTGATAAATGAGAGGATCATCGTTCAGAGTAAAAGGCAAGGAACGGCTCTTGGAGCGATATGGCATTTACTCGGAGAAAACCACAGGAAAAAAGCAATGGAAGCGATCAAGGAAGAACTCGAGGTCTATGAACCTGATGAAAAGCTCCACGCTCACTATGAGAAACTTTATAAGTTGTGGTGTGAAAATCTATGA
- a CDS encoding ABC transporter ATP-binding protein/permease yields the protein MVHLARLLKYALPYVWFFILAIFIVLIAAIVDLLPPQLIRTAIDDYLNNDALAQFERISGIYRMGLLVTVVFCAQFLLGYVSTFITSYLGNRIVHDVRIELFEKVMRLPMTFFDRNPSGRITTRIVNDTQNIQEFFTNVITSMVKDVFLLAGTIYFLIRLSSKLFTASSFIFPIIAAAMILFRYFDLKVYREVRTNLAKVNAYLAEHISGMSVIKLFLAENYKRKEFDHVNSELYRSLLKQMYVFGIFRPFISFVRYLATSVIVYFGAKMILQETIKFGELYAFIAYIDTFMRPLEDISEKYDIIQNTTASCEKIFSLMDEEPEPEGNPKAHFVIEKGELKFEDVWFSYDSDRWVLKGINVSFKPGELTAIVGETGAGKTSLMNLINGLYVPQKGRILIDGRDMFEYDLKRIRKQIAAVPQDVILFTGTVLDNVRLFDDTYSEEEVIEALKRVHAYDIVCRLNDGIRTKIVERGYTLSAGERQLIALARAVLFDAKILILDEATSNIDVETETRIETTIKELSKEKTVIMIAHRLSTVKNADRILVVHNGKIVEEGKHTQLLAARGVYYQLYQIQFAS from the coding sequence GTGGTACATTTGGCAAGGCTACTCAAGTATGCTTTACCGTACGTTTGGTTCTTCATTCTCGCGATATTCATAGTTCTGATCGCAGCGATCGTTGATTTGCTACCACCACAGCTCATAAGAACAGCCATAGATGATTATCTCAACAACGATGCCCTCGCACAGTTCGAGAGAATCAGTGGTATTTACAGAATGGGACTACTCGTTACAGTTGTTTTCTGCGCTCAGTTTTTACTCGGTTATGTTAGTACGTTCATCACTTCTTATCTTGGAAACAGGATCGTGCACGATGTCAGGATCGAGCTTTTTGAAAAAGTGATGCGATTACCGATGACCTTCTTCGATAGAAATCCTTCAGGTAGGATCACCACAAGGATTGTGAACGACACGCAAAACATCCAAGAGTTTTTCACGAACGTTATTACCTCCATGGTGAAAGACGTTTTTCTGCTTGCTGGTACGATCTATTTTCTAATTCGACTCAGTTCGAAGTTGTTCACAGCGAGCAGTTTCATTTTCCCCATCATCGCAGCAGCCATGATACTTTTCAGATACTTCGATTTGAAAGTCTACAGAGAAGTGAGAACAAATCTTGCAAAGGTCAACGCTTATTTGGCTGAACACATAAGCGGTATGAGTGTGATAAAACTTTTCCTTGCCGAGAATTACAAAAGAAAAGAATTCGATCATGTGAACTCTGAACTTTATAGATCACTCTTGAAGCAAATGTACGTGTTTGGAATCTTCAGACCTTTCATAAGCTTCGTCAGATACCTCGCAACCAGCGTGATAGTATATTTTGGTGCAAAAATGATCTTGCAAGAAACGATAAAATTCGGTGAGTTATACGCATTCATCGCTTACATAGACACCTTCATGAGGCCTCTCGAGGATATCTCTGAAAAATACGATATCATTCAAAACACGACAGCCTCTTGCGAGAAGATTTTCTCACTCATGGATGAAGAACCTGAACCTGAGGGAAATCCAAAGGCGCACTTCGTTATAGAAAAAGGAGAGCTAAAGTTCGAAGATGTCTGGTTCAGCTATGACTCAGATCGATGGGTTCTTAAAGGCATCAACGTTTCGTTCAAACCGGGAGAACTCACAGCCATAGTCGGCGAAACTGGTGCTGGGAAAACCTCATTGATGAACTTGATCAACGGTTTGTACGTGCCTCAAAAAGGTCGCATCTTGATAGATGGTAGAGACATGTTCGAATACGATTTAAAGAGGATAAGAAAACAGATAGCTGCCGTGCCTCAAGATGTAATACTTTTCACTGGGACTGTGCTCGACAACGTGAGGCTGTTCGACGATACTTACAGTGAGGAAGAAGTTATCGAGGCTCTGAAGAGAGTTCATGCGTATGACATCGTCTGTAGACTCAACGACGGTATACGAACGAAAATAGTTGAACGGGGTTATACTCTCTCGGCCGGTGAAAGGCAACTCATCGCCCTGGCAAGAGCAGTTTTGTTCGATGCGAAGATTCTCATACTCGACGAGGCCACCAGTAACATCGACGTTGAAACAGAAACGCGCATAGAGACAACGATAAAAGAACTGTCCAAAGAGAAGACCGTCATCATGATCGCACACAGGCTTTCAACTGTGAAGAACGCCGACAGAATACTCGTTGTTCACAATGGAAAAATAGTCGAAGAAGGCAAACACACTCAGCTCCTTGCTGCTCGCGGAGTTTATTATCAGTTATACCAAATACAGTTTGCTTCATAA